In Bradyrhizobium sp. 200, the sequence GGCGTGTCGGACCAGTTTTTCCACCGCGCTCAGCTTCCCGCACGCGGCGAAGTGTCTGTTACGGAGACCTACAGCCCGACCGTCGGCATGAGCAACGTGACGGATGCGAACGAGAATATCCTGATCAATTTCTCGGCCGCGGCCTCCGATGTGAATCTTCAGTTCTTCAGCATCGAACCGGCCACGCCGTTGCGCGTCACGTTGAAACGCGGCGATGCGATATTGTTCAACGATGCCGTGAAAGCCGATCCGAAAAACGGTAACCGCATTGCCGCGGCGATTCCTGCCGACGGCAGCGGCGAGCAGGTGCGGCTGACAATCACGACCGCAGACGGCAAAGAGCTGATCGCGGCCGAGACGAGAATAAAGTAGTTTGATACCGATGGGTAGAGCGCAGCGAAACCCATCAACTTCGCCAACCGCAATTACCGCAATTGATGGGTATCGCTTCGCTCCACCCATCCGAAGGCGTTGCCTGATCCCTCAAAAGTTACCCGCCTCGTTAACCCCCTAGAAACCATCCTGCGCCACCAATGGGCGTTACCTCTGCCATTTTGGGGACGCCCATGCTCGCCCGTGACCAACGCACGCCGTTTTCGGACTGGTGGTGGACCGTGGATAAGCTGCTGCTTGGCGCGATCATGGCGCTGATGCTGGGCGGCGTCATCCTGTCGCTGGCGGCGAGCCCGCCGGTGGCGACCCGGATCGGGCTCGATCCGTTTCACTTCTTCAGCCGGCACATGCTGTTCCTGCTGCCGTCCTTGATGGTGCTGATCGGGGTGTCGTTCTTGTCGCCCAAGCAGATCCGCCGTCTCGCGCTGCTGGTGTTCGTGGTGAGCATCATCCTCATCGTGGCGACGCTTGTCTTCGGCGCCGAGGTGAAGGGCTCGCGGCGCTGGATCACGCTGCTCGGCCTCAACATCCAGGCTTCCGAATCCGCCAAGCCGGCCTTCGTCGTGATGGCGGCGTGGCTGTTTGCGGAATCGACCAGGCGGCCGGAAATGCCGGCGACTTCGATGGCGATGGTGCTGCTGTTGACGCTGGTGTCTCTCCTGGTGATGGAGCCTGATTTCGGCCAGACCATGCTGATCCTGATGGTGTGGGGCGCGCTGTTCTTTATTGCGGGCATGCGGATGATCTGGGTGGCCGGCCTCGCTGGCGTTGCCATGGCCGGATTGTTCGGCGCCTATCTTCTGGTCCCGCACGTCGCGGGCCGCATCAGGCGCTTCATGAACCCGGCTTCCGGCGACACCTTCCAGGTCGACATGGCAATGGAAGCGTTCTGGAACGGCGGCTGGTTCGGCCTTGGGCCCGGCGAGGGCATCGCCAAGCGCAGCCTGCCGGACAGCC encodes:
- the ftsW gene encoding putative lipid II flippase FtsW, with product MLARDQRTPFSDWWWTVDKLLLGAIMALMLGGVILSLAASPPVATRIGLDPFHFFSRHMLFLLPSLMVLIGVSFLSPKQIRRLALLVFVVSIILIVATLVFGAEVKGSRRWITLLGLNIQASESAKPAFVVMAAWLFAESTRRPEMPATSMAMVLLLTLVSLLVMEPDFGQTMLILMVWGALFFIAGMRMIWVAGLAGVAMAGLFGAYLLVPHVAGRIRRFMNPASGDTFQVDMAMEAFWNGGWFGLGPGEGIAKRSLPDSHTDFVFAVAAEEFGIILCLALVALFAFVVIRTLTRAYASEDMFARFAASGLAILFGVQAAINMAVNLQLIPAKGMTLPFISYGGSSIISLAYGVGMMLALTRQRPRTEVESMNAAGVARGYA